The Fusarium keratoplasticum isolate Fu6.1 chromosome 8, whole genome shotgun sequence genome includes a region encoding these proteins:
- a CDS encoding Homeobox domain-containing protein encodes MATEVEQPVALSTPAPGVSTPNSTTSASIPTPVSAGIKKETPSPSANGSSQSRRPPRKSTLTQQQKNQKRQRATQDQLTTLEMEFNKNPTPTATVRERIAEEINMTERSVQIWFQNRRAKIKLLAKKSLETGEDIDSIPESMRAYLAMQAMESGKGLGGSYLGRTGLVPFGHGNMLLGGDQGGQGKVLIHHLTCRSLSIGKWTRVGQNTMDLIIFYSPDKCTMTYYINNEQAGYKIEYPFSHIKNIFLENSEGDPTKLGGIVIELNRPPNFFMDSSPTTNGFFQCGDFTEDLQATQCLVHHLGGNPKVLSGQLAKLVSLESFMNRHNPHPFGDPHALSVSAPVSPTARPSSQPSFQPHVGMFQEQWGIHQMHSGMRPGPGHKRQRSRSVPGPVDFAMFQNQPMPSFYIQPPGEMAPPQHNPNIFAPIPQPPTNNMAPNLRIDTQAGFGLDMRQYPMSATTASPAEFPPSPGFFPPGPDPSGMPQSSYNTPYSNGFLSPMINPDTGVPTSVSPLPFNSPGEPSIVEQSPPMTMMGRPGSADLYPVNDGSCAVSEDGTSLNEMYSKHTINLPMHTASPGFGQPQQAELDMDQLVQFDAVDPASLSPETMPPVPQ; translated from the exons ATGGCCACCGAGGTTGAGCAACCCGTGGCTTTGTCCACTCCTGCCCCTGGGGTTTCTACCCCCAACTCTaccacctccgcctccatTCCGACTCCCGTCTCTGCcggcatcaagaaggagaccccctctccctcagcaAATGGCAGTTCCCAATCAAGACGACCTCCCCGCAAGAGCACCCTAACTCAACAGCAGAAAAACCAGAAGCGACAACGCGCCACTCAGGACCAGCTGACAACTTTGGAGATGGAGTTCAACAAGAACCCTACACCTACCGCTACCGTTCGTGAGAGGATTGCCGAGGAGATCAATATGACCGAGAGGTCTGTTCAGATCTGGTTCCAGAACAG GCgagccaagatcaagctgttggccaagaagagcctCGAGACGGGCGAGGACATTGACTCGATCCCCGAGTCCATGCGAGCCTACCTCGCCATGCAGGCTATGGAGTCTGGCAAGGGACTCGGTGGAAGCTATCTCGGACGAACTGGACTCGTGCCTTTTGGCCACGGCAACATGCTCCTCGGCGGTGACCAAGGCGGTCAGGGCAAAGTTT TGATTCACCATCTTACTTGCCGGTCTCTCAGCATCGGAAAGTGGACTCGTGTGGGACAGAACACGATGgatctcatcatcttctacTCTCCTGACAAGTGCACCATGACCTACTACATCAATAATGAGCAGGCTGGGTACAAGATCGAGTATCCCTTCTCACACATCAAGAACATCTTCCTCGAGAACAGCGAGGGAGACCCTACCAAGCTCGGCGGGATTGTCATTGAGTTGAACAGGCCCCCGAACTTCTTCATGGACTCTTCGCCCACCACCAACGGCTTCTTCCAGTGCGGCGACTTCACCGAAGACCTCCAGGCCACTCAGTGCCTGGTTCACCACCTCGGCGGTAACCCCAAGGTTCTCAGCGGCCAGCTTGCCAAGCTTGTTTCTCTCGAGTCCTTCATGAACCGCCACAACCCTCATCCCTTTGGCGACCCCCATGCGCTGTCCGTCTCAGCCCCTGTCTCGCCGACTGCCCGGCCCTCGTCGCAACCCAGCTTTCAACCGCACGTGGGCATGTTCCAGGAGCAATGGGGAATCCACCAGATGCACTCGGGTATGCGTCCTGGTCCTGGACACAAGCGCCAGCGTAGTCGATCCGTCCCCGGCCCTGTCGATTTCGCTATGTTCCAGAACCAGCCGATGCCCTCGTTTTACATCCAGCCTCCCGGCGAGatggctcctcctcagcacAACCCCAACATTTTCGCCCCTATTCCTCAGCCTCCCACCAACAACATGGCTCCCAACCTGCGCATCGATACACAGGCCGGCTTTGGCCTGGACATGCGACAGTACCCCATGTCGGCCACCACTGCATCCCCCGCTGAGTTTCCTCCCAGCCCAGGCTTCTTCCCACCTGGTCCGGATCCCAGCGGCATGCCCCAGTCGAGCTACAACACACCTTACAGCAACGGATTCCTTTCGCCCATGATCAATCCTGACACGGGCGTTCCGACATCTGTTTCGCCTCTCCCCTTTAACAGCCCCGGCGAGCCGTCCATTGTTGAGCAGTCACCCCCCATGACTATGATGGGCCGCCCCGGCTCGGCTGATCTCTACCCCGTTAACGACGGGTCGTGCGCTGTTTCCGAGGATGGCACGAGCCTCAACGAGATGTATTCCAAGCACACCATCAACCTGCCGATGCACACCGCATCGCCTGGGTTCGGGCAGCCCCAACAGGCTGAGCTGGACATGGACCAACTTGTCCAGTTCGATGCCGTGGACCCTGCAAGCCTGTCCCCTGAGACAATGCCTCCAGTTCCCCAGTGA
- a CDS encoding Phospholipid-transporting ATPase, with amino-acid sequence MAPSRRNDPGRRLSHSRNDSDDPSDEAARDLAALEERYPRTSTNFSRPRYSRRSHTDPSNDPSQRTSTDSHVRSGPRRPDNEGPRARTGDPYELQPIPSRTELSSDLPRVPQYSMDRTDKSLTSPADKASLNFNETTNTKSSVRDDIKKYLHERRQRKLGPKAKPTWKDRARKQLGEFHQKVILETILRQKPLEPLPDGRHIPLNPDHRKPEGLTDERSGKPYISNFIRSSRYTVYDFVPKQLIFQFSKLGNFYFLVVGTIQMIPGLSTVGRWTTIAPLGVFVAFSMLKEGYDDYRRYILDRVENRSEAWILGDRVGEKGRVRHAEKMRRKKERQPENGEEHMLEDIETGTVSTAKTSDDGEWTSVQWQNVRVGDVIRLRRDDPVPADIILLHATGPNGIAYIDTMALDGETNLKSKQACSLLAERCSTMEGLRSTQATVVSENPNLDLYTYEGRVTIDGETLPTSHNNIVFRGSTLRNTVEAIGIVVNTGEECKIRMNANKNVKAKKPAMQSVINKMILVQIFIVLMLTMGLTIGYYLWKDRVEDIAFYIKRPGIYNASVPWKEIFFGFLIMFNTLIPLSLYISLEIIKLGQLLLLQDAEMYDPATDTPMVANTTTILENLGQVSYVFSDKTGTLTENIMRFRKMSVAGVACLHDMDIQREEEAMRKRLEELDRPKKGKSKMRGQSKIKGFDGEYDDDAAGNGFQRPQPSRTLSTRSASHWRSSVHIADDTDMKTEDLLNYIQRKPNSTFSRKAKHFLMCIALCHTCLPERTDDGDIAYQAASPDELALVEAAKDLGFLVIDRPAQAIKLEFRDADGNLQTETYEVLDVIEFSSKRKRMSIIIRMPDGRICVFCKGADNVIMQRLRLNHLAEQKMKDIGRRASVRKISEQDRALRRMSTQASSPYGSPRNSFGFARGEPSNREGLRLSLGRRSTDFKQYSQQHMASPRESVDMASPRQSLGRAPSFDEVDRRIDESVAASEGAVFEKCFQHIDDFASEGLRTLLYAFRYIDDDSYRQWKAQYREAETSLVDRQERIEAAGDLIEQKFELAGATAIEDKLQDGVPDTIDKLRRANIKVWMLTGDKRETAINIGQSARVCKPWSEVYVLDATVGDLKDTITTTLNDVSRGMAPHTVVVVDGQTLAKIDDDDDLSLLFYDLVVRVDSVICCRASPSQKTNLVRSIRRYVPKCMTLAIGDGANDIGMIQASHVGIGISGREGLQAARISDFSIAQFRFLQKLLFVHGRWNYMRTGKYVLGTFWKEILFFLVQAHFQRFNGYTGTSLYESWSLTVFNAAFTSLPVILLGIFEKDLKAETLMKVPELYTFGQKNLGFRFTQYFGWMVQGVAGSFVIWYFTFCEYDKTLFDEDTSLFAMGMVGFTVAVVFINIKLLILEVHTKTIITFGGCIISVAGWFFWMLINSALYSEHIGPYIVRNAFIHNFGRTLAWWTSVLLQLVALVVMDLVVQAIRRVYFAGDQDLMQRIEKDGNVDKIFNPASLEDGDEEQKVQQEDTAPRAREDHHRPRFTPPAEERESPADQWRR; translated from the exons ATGGCTCCCAGCCGCAGAAACGACCCTGGGCGGCGGCTGTCTCACTCGCGAAACGACTCCGACGACCCTAGCGATGAGGCAGCTCGCGAtctcgccgccctcgaggagcGCTATCCTCGAACCTCGACAAACTTCTCCCGACCTCGATACTCGCGCCGCTCCCATACCGACCCCAGCAATGACCCATCTCAGCGCACCTCTACCGATTCCCACGTGAGGTCTGGCCCCCGCCGCCCTGATAACGAAGGTCCGCGAGCGAGGACCGGCGACCCTTACGAGTTGCAGCCCATCCCATCTAGAACTGAGCTGTCCAGCGATCTGCCGCGCGTCCCGCAGTACTCGATGGACCGGACCGACAAGTCTCTTACCTCGCCcgccgacaaggccagctTGAACTTTAACGAGACGACTAATACGAAGTCGTCGGTTCGAGATGACATCAAAAAGTACCTCCACGAGAGGCGCCAGAGGAAGTTGGGACCCAAGGCGAAGCCCACCTGGAAGGATCGCGCGCGCAAGCAGCTCGGCGAATTTCACCAAAAGGTCATTCTCGAGACGATACTCCGTCAAAAACCTCTCGAGCCTCTACCAGATGGCCGTCATATCCCTCTCAACCCCGATCACCGGAAGCCAGAAGGGCTTACCGACGAGCGCTCTGGGAAACCTTATATCAGCAACTTTATCCGCTCCAGTCGCTATACTGTCTATGATTTTGTCCCGAAGCAGCTTATCTTCCAGTTCAGCAAGCTCGGAAACTTTTACTTCTTGGTTGTTGGTACTATTCAGATGATTCCTGGTCTCAGTACTGTTGGTCGCTGGACTACAATTGCTCCTCTCGGCGTGTTTGTCGCATTCAGTATGCTTAAGGAAGGTTATGACGACTACAGGCGATATATCCTTGATCGTGTCGAGAACCGCAGCGAGGCTTGGATTCTGGGCGACCGTGTTGGTGAAAAGGGTCGAGTCAGGCATgccgagaagatgaggagaaaAAAGGAAAGGCAACCTGAAAACGGCGAGGAGCACATGCTTGAAGACATTGAAACCGGCACGGTCAGCACAGCAAAGaccagcgacgacggcgagtgGACGTCAGTTCAGTGGCAGAATGTCCGTGTCGGCGATGTTATTCGCCTCCGCCGAGACGACCCTGTGCCCGCCGATATCATTCTCTTGCACGCCACGGGCCCCAATGGCATTGCCTACATTGACACCATGGCTCTTGATGGTGAGACCAACCTCAAGAGCAAGCAGGCTTGTTCCTTGCTGGCCGAGCGCTGCAGCACGATGGAGGGATTGCGCTCAACCCAGGCTACTGTGGTTTCTGAGAACCCCAACCTGGACCTCTACACCTACGAGGGCCGGGTTACCATTGACGGCGAGACCCTTCCTACATCGCACAACAACATTGTCTTTCGTGGATCTACCCTCCGGAACACTGTCGAAGCTATCGGTATTGTTGTCAACACCGGTGAGGAGTGCAAGATTCGCATGAATGCCAATAAGAAcgtcaaagccaagaagcccgccaTGCAGTCTGTCATCAATAAGATGATTCTGGTTCAGATCTTTATTGTCCTCATGCTTACCATGGGCCTGACAATCGGCTACTACCTCTGGAAGGACAGGGTTGAGGATATCGCCTTTTACATCAAGCGACCTGGCATCTACAATGCCAGCGTTCCCTGGAAGGAGATCTTTTTTGGTTTCTTGATCATGTTCAACACCCTGATTCCTTTGTCACTCTACATCAGTCTTGAAATCATCAAGTTGGGGCAGCTTTTGTTGCTTCAGGACGCCGAGATGTACGACCCGGCCACTGACACACCCATGGTGGCCAACACAACCACGATCCTCGAGAACTTGGGACAGGTTAGCTATGTCTTTTCGGACAAGACGGGAACTCTGACGGAGAACATTATGCGCTTCCGCAAAATGTCGGTGGCAGGTGTGGCTTGTCTCCATGACATGGATATCCAgcgagaagaggaagcaaTGCGCAAGCGGCTTGAAGAGTTGGACCGACCAAAGAAGGGCAAGTCTAAGATGCGAGGCCAATCAAAGATCAAGGGTTTCGATGGCGAGtacgacgatgatgccgcAGGAAACGGGTTCCAGAGACCACAGCCCTCTCGGACGCTCTCAACCAGATCAGCTAGCCACTGGAGATCTTCTGTCCACATCGCCGATGACACCGACATGAAGACGGAGGACCTGCTCAACTACATCCAGAGGAAGCCCAACTCGACGTTTTCACGAAAGGCCAAGCACTTTTTGATGTGTATTGCCCTTTGCCATACTTGTCTCCCGGAGAGGACGGACGACGGCGATATTGCGTACCAAGCTGCTTCTCCTGATGAGCTGGCGCTCGTGGAGGCTGCCAAAGACCTGGGTTTCCTGGTCATTGACCGGCCTGCACAAgccatcaagctcgagtTCCGAGACGCGGACGGTAATCTTCAGACAGAGACGTATGAAGTCCTGGATGTGATTGAGTTCAGCAGCAAGCGGAAGAGAatgtccatcatcatccgtATGCCTGATGGCCGCATCTGCGTCTTTTGCAAGGGCGCCGACAACGTTATCATGCAGCGTTTGAGGTTGAACCACCTTGCTGAGCAAAAGATGAAGGATATTGGCCGTCGAGCGAGCGTACGCAAGATCTCGGAGCAGGATAGGGCCCTGCGACGCATGAGCACCCAGGCTTCGAGTCCATACGGCAGCCCTCGCAACAGCTTTGGTTTTGCAAGGGGTGAGCCTTCCAACCGAGAAGGCCTCAGACTGAGCTTGGGTCGACGTTCGACCGACTTTAAGCAGTACTCGCAGCAGCACATGGCCTCACCTCGGGAATCTGTGGACATGGCGAGCCCGAGGCAGAGTCTGGGCCGAGCGCCGTCGTTTGACGAGGTTGATCGTAGGATTGATGAATCAGTAGCAGCAAGCGAAGGCGCCGTGTTCGAGAAGTGCTTCCAGCACATTGACGATTTCGCAAGTGAAGGTCTACGAACTCTTCTGTACGCGTTCCGCTACATCGACGATGACTCGTACCGACAGTGGAAGGCGCAGTATAGGGAGGCTGAAACGAGTCTCGTGGATCGCCAGGAGCGTATCGAAGCTGCTGGAGATCTTATTGAGCAAAAGTTTGAGCTGGCCGGAGCGACAGCCATCGAGGACAAGCTCCAGGATGGAGTTCCGGATACCATTGACAAGCTGCGTCGGGCAAACATCAAGGTGTGGATGCTCACTGGTGACAAGCGTGAGACGGCTATCAACATTGGACAATCTGCCCGCGTTTGCAAGCCTTGGTCGGAGGTCTACGTGCTGGACGCGACTGTTGGCGACTTGAAGGACACCATTACGACGACCCTCAACGATGTCTCTCGTGGTATGGCTCCTCACAcggttgtcgttgtcgatgGACAAACACTTGCCAAgattgacgacgatgacgacctctctcttctcttctacGACCTCGTCGTCCGTGTTGACTCTGTCATTTGCTGCCGAGCCTCTCCCTCGCAAAAGACCAACTTGGTCCGCTCTATCCGAAGATATGTTCCCAAGTGCATGACATTGGCTATCGGAGACGGAGCGAACGATATTGGCATGATCCAGGCCTCGCATGTGGGCATTGGTATCTCTGGCCGCGAGGGCCTTCAGGCTGCTCGTATCTCGGACTTTTCGATTGCCCAGTTCAGATTCCTGCAGAAGCTGCTCTTTGTTCATGGCCGCTGGAACTACATGAGGACAGGCAAGTACGTGCTCGGAACGTTCTGGAAGGagatcctcttcttcctcgtccaggCTCACTTCCAGCGCTTCAACGGATACACGGGCACGTCGCTCTACGAGTCATGGAGTTTGACTGTCTTCAACGCCGCATTCACGTCCCTGCCGGTTATTCTCCTCGGTATTTTTGAGAAGGACCTCAAGGCGGAGACATTGATGAAGGTACCGGAGCTGTACACGTTTGGTCAGAAGAACCTCGGATTCAGATTCACGCAATActttggatggatggtgcaGGGTGTTGCGGGGAGCTTCGTCATCTGGTACTTTACGTTTTGCGAGTACGACAAGACGCTGTTTGACGAGGACACGAGTCTCTTTGCCATGGGCATGGTTGGCTTTACTGTTGCCGTGGTGTTTATCAACATTAAGCTCCT GATCCTTGAAGTACACACCAAGACGATCATCACGTTTGGCGGATGCATTATTTCTGTGGCTGGATGGTTCTTCTGGATGCTCATCAACTCGGCGTTGTATTCGGAGCACATTGGTCCCTACATTGTTCGAAACGCCTTTATCCACAACTTTGGGCGCACCCTTGCGTGGTGGACGTCTGTCTTGCTGCAGCTCGTGGCACTTGTGGTCATGGATCTGGTGGTCCAGGCAATCCGACGCGTCTACTTTGCAGGAGACCAGGACTTGATGCAGCGGATTGAGAAGGACGGCAATGTGGACAAGATCTTTAACCCTGCTagccttgaggatggcgatgaagagcagAAGGTCCAACAGGAGGATACGGCTCCTCGTGCGCGGGAGGACCACCACAGGCCAAGGTTCACACCGCCGGCCGAGGAGCGGGAGAGTCCTGCGGATCAGTGGCGCCGTTGA
- a CDS encoding Synaptobrevin-like protein YKT6: protein MASSSTPATPLLYSCIAHNTTILSECTTSASSQTSSLASLILPKIEHTNPQKLTYTHGQHQIHYVAEAPSEHPDSPSAGGLTFLVIADSSLGRRVPFGFLFEIRKRFFQQFHESSDFSDMPNYGAASFNSELKNLMVDYGTTSGGRDDAIGNARREIDDVRGIMTKNIESLLERGERLDLLVDKTDRLGGSAREFRVRSRGLKRKMWWKNVKLMGLLALVVFLIIMAIVIAVKNGSN from the exons atggcgtcgTCATCCACTCCAGCAACTCCTCTCCTCTA CTCGTGCATCGCgcacaacaccaccatcctctCCGAGTGCACcacctcggcatcctcgcaGACGTCGTCCCTGGCCtccctcatcctccccaagATCGAGCACACCAACCCTCAGAAGCTCACCTACACGCACGGCCAGCACCAGATCCACTATGTCGCCGAGGCTCCCTCTGAGCACCCCGACTCCCCTTCAGCCGGCGGCCTGAcgttcctcgtcatcgccgaCTCGTCGCTCGGCCGTAGGGTGCCGTTTGGCTTCCTGTTCGAGATCCGCAAGCGCTTCTTCCAGCAGTTCCACGAGAGCAGCGACTTCTCCGACATGCCCAACTACGGCGCGGCGTCGTTCAACTCggagctcaagaacctcatGGTGGACTACGGCACCACGAGCGGCGGCCGCGACGACGCCATCGGCAACGCGCGCCGCGAGATTGACGACGTGAGGGGCATCATGACAAAGAACATCGAGAGCCTTCTCGAGCGCGGCGAGCGCCTGGACCTGCTGGTGGACAAGACGGACCGTCTCGGGGGCAGCGCGCGAGAGTTCCGGGTGCGCAGCCGGGGTCTCAAGCGCAAGATGTGGTGGAAGAATGTCAAGCTCATGGGTCTGCTTGCGCTGGTGGtattcctcatcatcatggcgatTGTCATTGCGGTCAAGAACGGGTCGAATTAA
- a CDS encoding RNA helicase, which yields MRFPLRPGVVRPPLCHIAATRRSLSTTPRLWDDATKTKTEPPKKNPMSRGKLKALLAASVNPYQKKHGKGFRPSQTNHGKGYKPRMKWEAFKSGTGRHAMFRSTVFNRFEGVLKKFSLSNVSVTGVGEDELDKQAALFMDVLEKAFVMAEQNITQRDRNPLFWNLRDAFILKDVKGLSNELQYSFQSFLIRQRFSKGLEESHKRLLDFRFPYEWFPATRTMQRTIHLHVGPTNSGKTYRALKALENSKRGVYAGPLRLLANEVYQRLQAKGLPCALMTGEEVRIPQDTDTYFTSCTVEMIPVNEPYDVAVIDEIQMIADPDRGSGWTTALLGVMAKEVHLCGEERTVKLIQSICAAIGDECIVHRYERLSPLETMSEAIDEDYNRLEKGDAIVAFSRMNLHALKTTIEKHTGRRCAIIYGSLPPEVRVQQAALFNDPNNDYDFIVASDAIGMGLNLEIRRVILDSVTKFDGNQNRHLTYPEMKQIGGRAGRYRTARQATEADNGADDGRKVGYVTTMARQDLKNVHRAFKSNVDDIDAAYVTPPAAAVERFSTYFPKDTPLSFILMRIRELASVSKNFRLGISSDKLEIADAIQHIPLTIYDRLTLCHLPVWQRAENSMEVLRALATIISENGRGDLLSIKEIPLESLDIDLRNFKGTPIDYLHKLESLHVAINQYVWLSYRFSGMFRDQALAFHVRSLVEQKLVDTLERLDFTQSDLQSIRQNKRLMAQSQKLSRKVLGEGDLKDVEQEMDDPPLDQDEHWEPHQSSEEVAATASAP from the exons ATGAGATTTCCGCTCCGACCTGGGGTTGTGCGGCCTCCACTATGTCACATAGCAGCAACACGACGGTCGCTCTCGACGACTCCGAGACTTTGGGATGATGCGACTAAGACCAAGACTGAACCTCCCAAGAAAAATCCCATGAGCAgaggcaagctcaaggccttATTAGCTGCGTCTGTAAACCCATATCAGAAAAAACATGGCAAGGGCTTCCGGCCTAGCCAA ACAAATCATGGCAAGGGTTACAAACCGAGGATGAAATGGGAAGCGTTCAAGTCTGGGACTGGCCGCCATGCCATGTTCCGATCGACAGTCTTTAACCGCTTCGAGGGCGTCCTCAAGAAGTTTTCCCTGTCCAACGTTTCTGTCACCGGCGtcggggaggatgagctcGACAAACAGGCCGCTCTGTTTATGGATGTCTTGGAAAAGGCCTTTGTCATGGCTGAGCAGAACATCACCCAACGAGACCGGAACCCGCTGTTCTGGAACCTCCGCGAcgccttcatcttgaagGATGTCAAGGGTCTTAGCAACGAGCTTCAGTACTCGTTTCAGTCGTTCCTCATCCGTCAGCGATTCTCCAAGGGTTTGGAGGAGAGCCACAAGCGGCTTCTGGACTTTCGGTTCCCGTACGAGTGGTTCCCCGCTACCAGGACGATGCAGCGAACTATTCACCTTCACGTCGGACCGACCAACTCGGGCAAGACGTATAGAGCTCTGAAGGCGTTGGAGAACTCCAAGCGAGGAGTGTATGCGGGTCCCCTTCGTCTGCTGGCCAACGAGGTATACCAGCGTCTACAGGCCAAGGGCCTGCCGTGTGCGCTGATGACGGGAGAGGAGGTGCGGATACCACAGGACACGGATACCTACTTTACGAGTTGCACGGTTGAGATGATCCCTGTCAACGAACCCTACGACGTTGCTGTCATCGACGAGATTCAGATGATTGCCGATCCTGATCGGGGCAGTGGTTGGACAACAGCCTTGCTGGGTGTCATGGCTAAGGAGGTCCACCTCTGCGGTGAGGAACGAACAGTCAAACTCATCCAGAGCATATGCGCAGCCATTGGTGACGAGTGCATCGTTCACCGATATGAGCGTCTCAGCCCTCTCGAAACCATGTCCGAGGCCATCGATGAAGACTATAACCGACTTGAAAAGGGTGACGCTATTGTGGCCTTTAGCCGCATGAACCTGCACGCCCTAAAGACGACGATCGAGAAGCACACTGGACGAAGATGCGCCATCATCTACGGATCACTACCCCCCGAGGTGCGCGTACAGCAAGCAGCTCTCTTCAACGACCCGAACAACGACTACGACTTTATTGTTGCCAGTGACGCCATCGGCATGGgtctcaaccttgagatcCGACGAGTTATTCTCGACTCGGTCACCAAGTTTGACGGCAACCAGAACCGACACCTCACATACCCCGAAATGAAGCAGATTGGCGGCCGAGCTGGACGATACCGCACTGCGCGACAGGCTACGGAAGCTGACAATGGAGCTGACGACGGCCGCAAAGTTGGCTATGTCACAACAATGGCCCGGCAGGATCTCAAGAACGTGCATCGTGCGTTCAAATCCAATGTCGACGATATTGACGCCGCATATGTTACACCTCCTGCAGCCGCTGTCGAGCGTTTTTCGACATACTTCCCCAAAGACACGCCGCTGTCCTTTATCCTGATGCGCATCCGAGAGCTTGCGTCGGTGAGCAAGAACTTTAGACTCGGCATCTCGTCAGATAAGCTCGAGATTGCCGACGCCATCCAGCACATCCCGCTCACCATCTACGATCGTCTCACCCTCTGCCACTTGCCGGTGTGGCAGCGTGCTGAGAATTCGATGGAGGTCCTGCGAGCTCTCGCCACCATCATTTCCGAAAACGGGCGTGGAGACTTGCTgtccatcaaggagattcCTCTTGAGAGCTTGGACATTGACCTCAGAAACTTCAAAGGCACACCGATAGATTATCTCCACAAGCTCGAGTCGCTGCATGTGGCTATCAACCAGTATGTCTGGCTATCGTATCGTTTCAGCGGCATGTTCCGTGATCAGGCCCTGGCTTTCCACGTGCGCTCGCTCGTAGAGCAGAAGCTGGTGGACACGCTGGAGAGGCTAGACTTTACTCAGTCAGATCTCCAGAGCATCCGACAGAACAAGCGACTCATGGCGCAGTCGCAGAAGCTGTCGCGCAAGGTGCTCGGAGAGGGAGACCTCAAGGATGTCGAGCAGGAGATGGACGACCCGCCTCTGGATCAGGACGAGCACTGGGAGCCTCATCAGTCGTCGGAAGAGGTTGCCGCCACGGCATCAGCTCCTTGA
- a CDS encoding Tyrosine-protein phosphatase domain-containing protein codes for MRTGPHLRLKLTREHSLCATSHFPNFIFCKLVGTTTFFVPPRPLQRRKETIPLQVFTRGAPQMEDARSVANMAVPSAPYTFRPPSPPFIHIPPTAHGTGGDSIPGLLPSYENVDPQQLTPKDVAIITQNVTHAPTDRASDWSYEQRREAQPLLNFLYLGPNSAARDGEFLRSEGITMVLVARDARMAGMKLMSIENVAKTLGIVVHYVDMDGYDNMISSFSNTIRAVNDHLLAIYHSQAQGRSKDGSLVVEPATFRRGKVLVACETGNDRSAAMAAAYIMALFGKDMITTIQFISVQRFCCCFDEDVKRKLQSWEDILRARSQVASQAKIAGHGKRHIDEVMETQGNSGQGDAVALDHDRFQGRDAFVPFMDM; via the coding sequence ATGCGCACCGGCCCGCACCTCAGACTTAAGTTAACTCGCGAGCACTCCCTTTGCGCAACGTCACATTTTcccaacttcatcttctgcAAACTTGTCGGGACCACGACGTTCTTTGTACCACCTCGTCCGCTACAGCGCCGCAAAGAAACAATCCCCCTTCAAGTTTTCACACGGGGAGCTCCACAGATGGAGGACGCGCGCTCCGTCGCAAACATGGCGGTCCCGTCCGCTCCCTACACCTTTCGACCTCCGAGCCCTCCATTCATCCACATCCCCCCCACGGCGCACGGCACGGGGGGAGATTCGATCCCGGGTCTCCTCCCTTCGTACGAGAACGTCGATCCGCAGCAGCTCACCCCGAAGgacgtcgccatcatcacccagaACGTCACCCACGCCCCCACCGATCGCGCTTCGGACTGGTCATACGAGCAACGGAGGGAGGCTCAGCCGCTGCTCAACTTTTTATATCTCGGGCCAAACAGCGCCGCGCGCGATGGCGAGTTTCTGAGAAGCGAGGGTATCACCATGGTTCTGGTTGCGCGGGATGCGCGCATGGCTGGCATGAAGCTCATGAGCATTGAAAATGTTGCTAAGACGCTGGGCATTGTGGTGCACTACGTCGATATGGACGGCTACGACAACATGATTAGCTCGTTTTCCAACACGATCCGAGCAGTCAACGACcacctcctcgccatctaCCACAGTCAAGCGCAGGGCAGAAGCAAGGACGGCAGCCTGGTCGTTGAGCCCGCCACGTTCCGCCGGGGCAAGGTTCTCGTGGCTTGCGAGACGGGCAACGACCGGTCAGCCGCCATGGCAGCGGCGTACATCATGGCGCTCTTTGGAAAAGACATGATCACCACGATACAGTTTATCTCGGTGCAGCggttctgctgctgctttgATGAGGACGTCAAGCGCAAGCTGCAGAGCTGGGAGGATATCCTGAGGGCGCGGTCACAGGTTGCTTCGCAGGCCAAGATTGCGGGGCATGGAAAACGCCACATTGAcgaggtgatggagacgCAGGGAAAttctggccaaggagatgctgTTGCTCTTGATCACGACCGGTTTCAAGGGCGAGATGCGTTTGTGCCCTTCATGGACATGTAA